The Aneurinibacillus migulanus genome contains the following window.
CATTATGTGTTCGGCAATGGGACAGCAGGCTATGGTCATTGACGCCATTCAGGCAGGTGCAAAAGATTTTATTGTGAAACCGTTCCAGGCAGACCGTGTTATCGAAGCCATTAATAAGACGCTCGCATAAGAGGGAAGCGCGAAGAACGCTATCGGACAGGAAGCAGTTCAAGAGAAAGGGTTTTTGCAATGAGAAACGGAAATATCCGAACGATTGGCGTTTTTGCTTCGTTTTTGTTAGTGAGCCAGCATGCTAAATTGGCGATGGCCAGTGTGTCGATTCCAAGTGAGCCTTCATCTAAGGAAGTCGAGTTAGCGTCGCAAACGCCGTCCATGTTGCCGCTGCTGCTGCAGACGGTATTTGCTCTTGCTTTGATTGTAGCGATTATTTATTTTCTGTTGCGTTTTGTAGGCAGACGTTCACAAACCTTTTTTGGCAGAACGGGTATTCGTACATTGGGTGGCTGTTCGTTAGGCCCGCAAAAATCGCTGCAAATTGTTCAAATTGGCTCTGCACTCTATATTGTCGGAGTCGGGGAGAATATCACATTGCTACGCTGTATTGATTCTTCGGAAGAAGTCAGTGAATTACTTGATACGCTGGAATCAAAATCCGAATCTTTTGGAATGGCTACGCCATCGTTTGGAGAGTGGGTAAACCGCTTCCTGAAAAAGGAGAAAGCGGATAAGGAAGCAGACGTAACTGCCGCTTTTCAAATGAAAATGGAAGAAGCACGCAAACGCCGGCAAAGTATGGAGAAAGAACTGTTTACGGACGGAGAGAAGGAAGACGAGAAATGAAACGGTTTTATATACTACTGAGTCTGCTCTTGTGCTCATGGATGCTTCTGCCTGGACAAAGTTTCGCTGCGCAGGTGCCGATACCAGGCCTGGATATTAATATAGGCACATCGAACAAACCGGAGGATGTTTCGCTTACACTGCAGATTCTGCTCTTGTTTACTGTGTTGTCGCTGGCGCCTTCCATTCTAATCATGATGACGTGTTTTACGCGCATCGTCATCGTGCTTTCTTTTACACGGACAGCCTTATCCACGCAGCAGGCTCCACCTACTCAAGTGCTGATAGGATTGGCTTTATTTTTAACTTTCTTTATTATGGCTCCAACGTTTTCAGAGGTAAACAATCAAGCGTTGCAGCCGTACTTTAAAAAACAGATTACGCAGGAGCAGGCCGTGGAGAAAGCCGTTCTGCCATTTAAAAACTTTATGGTTAAGCACACGAGAGGAAAAGACTTGAACCTGTTTCTTGAATATACAAAGGCGCCGAAGCCGAAAACGGTAAAAGATATTCCGCTTACTGCTCTCGTGCCAGCTTATGCGATTAGCGAATTAAAAACCGCGCTGCAAATCGGGTTCATGATTTTTATTCCATTTCTCGTTATCGATATGGTAGTGGCAAGCGTACTGATGGCGATGGGGATGATGATGCTACCGCCTGTTATGATTTCCCTTCCGTTTAAAATTTTGCTATTCATTCTGGTAGACGGCTGGTATCTTGTCGTTAAGTCGTTGTTACTAAGCTTTCAATGAGGTGAGAAGGGGTGTCGCAGGAATTTATCATTTCGCTTGCACAGCAAGCTGTATTCGTCGTGCTGTTAACGAGCGCGCCATTGGTTGGTATTGCATTGATTGCCGGGTTGATTGTGAGTATTTTTCAGGCTACAACATCCATTCAGGAAGCGACGCTTGCATTCGTACCAAAAATCGTTGCGACACTGTTAGCACTCGTTATTTTTGGTCCCTGGATGCTTAGCCATTTGCAAGAGTTTACCTCTAATATTTTAAGCAATCTTTATAAATTTATAGGATAATCGCATGACACAGCTATTAGAAATGTTACCGGCTTTCTTGCTTGTATTTATTCGAATCACGGCTTTTTTTGTGTCTGCGCCTATTTTTTCGGTACGAAACATTCCGGCACCGTTTAAGATTGGTTTATCTTTTTTCATCGCTTTTATCGCTTTTCCTTTGTTGAAGGCGGATAGTGTGGTCACGCTTGACTTAGATTATGTATATTTAGCGATAAAGGAAGTGCTTATCGGATTGTTACTCGGCTTTCTTGCCACTTTATTTCTGGCGGCAATTCAGGTCGCCGGCTCATTTATCGATATGATGCTTGGTTTGGCAATGGCAGCCGTGTTTGATCCGATTACAGGCGCACAGACCCCGCTAATGGGAAACTTCAAATATATGCTTACCATGCTGTTCATTCTATCGGCGAACGGCCATCATTTATTAATTAAAGGCATACTGGCAAGCTATCAGGTTGTACCGCTTGACCGCTGGTTGAACGGGATTGGGAACGGGCAATTGAGTTCTTTTATTATAGAGAAGTTTTCCTATATGTTTATGTCCGGAATGCTACTCGCAGCTCCGCTGGTCAGTTCGTTATTCGTGATAGATATCGCTCTTGGAATCGTAGCCAAAACCGTGCCGCAGATGAATATTTTTGTGGTTGGCATGCCAGCCAAGATTCTTGCAGGCTTTCTTATTCTTATGATTGTATTTCCAGGTTATTTTTTTGTTATGAGTCGTCTGCTCGGAGTGCTGTTCACTTCAATGGAGCACATGATAGAAATAATGGGGGCAGTGCCATGAGTCGTGTGCGCTTTCACGTGGATTTACAATTTTTTTCTGGAGAAAAGACAGAAAAAGCAACACCACGAAAAAGACAGAAGGCAAGAGAAGATGGACAAGTGGCAAAAAGCCAGGAAGTGGCCGCGGCACTTATCCTTTTGGTTATCTTTTTGTTTTTACTTTTTATGGGCAAAAGTATGGGTGAGCGTCTCTATCAGTTTTTTCAATCGTTTTTTAATAGTCACTTGCTAATGGAGCTGACAGAAGAAACGACGGAAACACTAATGATAGAGATGGCATATCAAGCGGCTATGCTTATATGGCCTATTTTCTTGATTGCTGTCGTTATTGGCTTTTTTGCCAATTATATTCAATTTGGTCTTCTATTTACTACGAAGCCTCTCGCATTCAAACTTGATAAACTTGACCCAATTAAAGGCGCGAAAAAAATTTTTTCCTTGCAGGCGCTTGTTAATCTTGTTAAATCGGTCCTTAAGGTAGCATTTATTGGAGCAGCGGTATGGCTGATATTATGGAACGGAAAAGATGATTTGCTGACGCTAGCAACGAAGTCCATTGGAGATATGCTGGCCGTTGTAGGGAAATTGACACTGCAAATGGGCTTTACCGTCGCCATCCTGCTTGTTATTATTGCTATTTTTGATTACATGTATCAGCGTTTCCAGCATGAGAAGCAGCTTCGTATGTCCAAGCAGGATATTAAGGATGAGTACAAGATGATGGAAGGCGATCCGCAAATTAAAGGGAAAATCAAGCAGAAGCAGCGTGAGATGGCGATGCATCGCATGATGCAGGAAGTACCGAATGCGGATGTGGTCATTACGAACCCGACGCACTTTGCGGTTGCCGTTAAATATGATGGTGAAACAATGCAAGCGCCTATGGTTATTGCTAAAGGACAGGATTTTATTGCATTAAAGATTAAGGAAATTGCCCGGGAAAATGAAATTATTACGGTAGAGAATAAACCGCTGGCACGTATGCTGTTTGCACAAGTAGAAATTGACCAGCAAATTCCAGAGGATTTGTTTCAGGCGGTAGCTGAAGTGCTAGCGTATGTGTATAAATTAAAAGGAAAAATTTAATCGATGAGTATGAAGGGGGGAAACAAATGAATCGTAAAGATCTGGTTATTATGGGATTTGTAATTTGTATTGTCATTATGCTCGTTATTCCCATGCCTAATCCCCTTCTTGACGTTCTTTTGATTATTAATATTTCGCTGTCGCTTACGATTTTGCTGGTAGCGATGAATACAAATGATCCTTCGCAGTTCTCGATTTTTCCGTCGTTACTTTTGATTACGACGCTGTTTCGCCTGGCATTGAACGTATCGTCAACGAGGAACATTCTGTCGCATGGAGAAGCGGGAAAAGTTATCGAGTCATTCGGTTCGTTTGTAATTGGCGGCAATGCGATTGTCGGCTTTGTCGTTTTCTTGATTTTGACATTAATTAACTTTTTGGTTATCACGAAAGGTTCGGAACGTGTGGCCGAGGTAGCTGCAAGGTTTGCGCTTGATGCCATGCCAGGAAAACAGATGGCAATTGATGCCGATTTGAACGCTGGAGCAATTTCTGACGCGGAAGCACAGCAACGCCGGAAGAAAATCAGTCAGGAATCTGAGTTCTTTGGCGCTATGGATGGTGCAACCAAGTTTGTAAAAGGGGACGCTATTGCGGGCATTGTTATTTTTATTATTAATATTATTGGCGGTCTCATTATCGGGATGGTTGTTCATGGAATGGGTTTCGCGGAAGCGGCCAAAACATTTACGTTACTATCCGTCGGTGACGGGCTCGTAAGCCAGGTACCGGCGCTTCTATTGTCTACGGCAACGGGACTTATCGTCACCCGTTCCGCTTCGGAAGATAATATCGGTGATGACCTTGTTAAACAAATGGCGGCATACCCTCGTCTTTTCTATGTTGTAGCGGGCACTGTTGCTTTGATGGGAATCTTTACGCCAATAGGCCCTCTTTCTACTTTTCCGGTTGCCGGGGTGCTTGCTTTTGGCGGTTTTAAATTACAGCAAACGATGAGAACAAAAGAAGTTGAACTTGAAACCTCACCTGAAGAAGCAGAGATGGAAGAAGTTCGCAGCCCGGAAAGTGTAGTCAGCCTGTTGCATATTGACCCCATCGAGTTTGAATTCGGCTACGGGCTTATTCCGCTAGCGGACGCAAATCAGGGGGGCGATCTTCTTGATCGGGTTATTATGATTCGCCGTCAGTGTGCAATCGAGCTTGGTATTGTTGTACCGGTTATTCGGATTCGCGATAACATCCAACTACGCCCAAATGAGTATGTAATTAAGATAAAAGGCAACCAGGTAGCACAAGGCGAGATTATGCTCGATCACTATTTGGCGATGAGCCCGGGGATAGATGATGAATCTGTTGTTGGTATTGATACAGTAGAACCTGCCTTTGGCCTTCCGGCTCTTTGGGTAACGGAAGAAGTAAAAGAACGAGCAGAAATGGCAGGATACACGGTAGTCGATCCGCCTTCAGTCGTAGCGACCCATTTGACCGAGATTATCAAACGGTATGCACATGAGCTACTCAACCGTCAGGAAACCAAATCGCTTATTGATAATGTTCGTGAAACATCCCCTGCTTTAGTAGAAGAATTAGTACCAAACGTATTGAGCGTCGGGGATATACAAAAAGTACTGCAAAAACTGCTCCGGGAGAAAATTTCGGTTCGCAATCTCCCTACTATCCTGGAAACGTTAGCCGACTATGGACCATACACGAAAGATACGGATTTGCTGGCCGAATATGTACGTCAGTCGCTATCAAGGCAGATTACGCTGCAGTTTGTAGCGCCAGGTGAGCCGCTCCAAGTCATTACAGCGGGACCAAGTCTTGAAAAAACAATTTCTGACTCGATTCAGCAGACGGAACAAGGTAATTATATGGCCATTGACCCGGACACGTCACAGCGGATTTTTGCCGCGCTTTCTGAACAGGTTAATCGTATGCTACAGATGGGGCAACAGCCGATTATTTTAACTTCGCCAGCCATTCGTATGTACATGCGTCAGTTGGTTGAAAGAATGATGCCGGAAATTCCTGTGCTGTCCTATAACGAATTGGAACCTGAGATTGAAATTCAAAGCGTAGGGGTGGTGAGCATCTAATGCGTGTAAAAAAGTATATCGTTGATTCCATGTCGGATGCCCTCCAACAGATTCGAACTGATTTAGGGAAGGACGCCATTATTTTAAATACAAAGCCCATCAAGACTGGTGGGTTTTTAGGCATGTTCCGCAAAAAGAAAATCGAAGTCATTGCCGCTATTGATCCGAATGAATCCAAAAAAACGGAACAAGCAAAAAACATACCAATGTCTCCAGCTCCACTTGGTTCTTCTTCCGTACAGCCTGTACCTATACCGAAAAAAGAGGAAGAAAGCACGGTTGCCTTCTCAAATGTTTTGCAGACAGTTGCACTGCAAACAGAGCCTGCACAACGAGTACCAAAAGAAGAGACGCAGAACGGCTCCGTTTCAAAAGAACTAGAAGAAATGCGGGGGATGCTGTGGAAGCTTATGATGGCAGATGATAAAAACACGTCATTGCCCGAAGCGTTTATTCCGTTACGTAAACGTCTGCAAAGCCAAGGAATAGAGGAAGACGTTCTCGCATCTCTATTTGAGAGAATGCTGAAAGAACTGTCTCCGGAAGAGATACAGGACAGTAAGAAGGTAATGCAAAAAGCAAAGAAAGTCATGATTACTATGCTGCAGGAAGCTTCCAAGAAGCACGGTTCGCTGCAAACGGATATATCGCTCGTAACCTTCATTGGACCGACCGGTGTCGGGAAGACGACTACGCTTGCTAAGCTCGCGGCGGAAAGTACATTGGCAAGGCAGAAGAAAGTCGGCATGATAACATCAGATACGTATCGGATTGCTGCCGTAGAGCAGTTAAAAACATACGCTAATATTTTAAATGTTCCACTGAAAATTGTGTATTCCGCTGAAGATCTTGTGCCTACCCTGGAGCGACTTACAGGGTGCGATATGATTTTCATGGATACTGCCGGGAGAAACTACCGTAACAAAGAGTATGTGGAGGAGATTAATAGATTGCTCCGTTCTCCATTGCCGAATGAGACTTTTCTCGTCTTGAGCATTACTGCAAAGCAGGAAGATTTGGAAGCCATTATAGAAAGTTTCAAGGATGTCCGAATCGACAAAGTAATTTTTACAAAAACGGACGAGACAAGAACGTACGGTTCGATTTTTAATTTGGTCATTAAATATAAACTTGCGCTTTCGTACATTACGACAGGACAAAATGTGCCTGATGATATTGAAACGGCTAATCCGGAAAAAGTGGCAGAGCTGATTCTAGGAGAGGTGCGCGGATGAACGATCAAGCACAGCGTCTAAGAGAAAAGCTCGGAAAACTGCCGGTACGGAATAATCGCTCGGACGAAAATGTTGGTAGGACAAAAGTCATTGCAGTTACAAGCGGAAAAGGCGGGGTAGGCAAATCGAATTTCTCATTGAATTTTGCGCTGTGTTTACAACAGAAAGGACAGCGTGTCGTGCTGTTCGATTTGGATGTGGGTTTTGCTAACATTGATGTGCTGATGGGTGTTTCCGCGAAAAAAAATATTGTTGATCTCATAGACAAGAGACTTTCAATCTGGGATATTATTGAAAAGGGGCCTAATGACCTAGAATTTATAGCAGGAGGCTCTGGACTGTCACAGATTTTTGAATTGGATGAGGTAAAAGTACATTATTTTTTTGAACAACTAGCCCAATTGCAAGGATATGCTGATACAATTATCTTAGACACCGGAGCTGGCATGTCTAAAGACATGCTCCGTTTTCTTCTCTCCGCTAATGAAGTCATACTGGTCACGACCCCTGAGCCTACTTCGTTAACAGATGCCTATGCATTGGTTAAAATGGCACACGGCCAAAAGCCTGACATACGAATTAACGTAGTAGTAAATCGTGTAACAAATGAAAAAGAAGGGAGAGTTACCGGTGAGAAGTTGCTGCTTGTTGCCCACAGGTTTCTAGATTTGCACATGAATATGCTTGGTTTCGTACATGACGATGCTCATGTGTCAAAAGCGGTGAAAAAGCAGTAT
Protein-coding sequences here:
- a CDS encoding MinD/ParA family protein codes for the protein MNDQAQRLREKLGKLPVRNNRSDENVGRTKVIAVTSGKGGVGKSNFSLNFALCLQQKGQRVVLFDLDVGFANIDVLMGVSAKKNIVDLIDKRLSIWDIIEKGPNDLEFIAGGSGLSQIFELDEVKVHYFFEQLAQLQGYADTIILDTGAGMSKDMLRFLLSANEVILVTTPEPTSLTDAYALVKMAHGQKPDIRINVVVNRVTNEKEGRVTGEKLLLVAHRFLDLHMNMLGFVHDDAHVSKAVKKQYPFCLAYPTSKAAHDLKSLVSAYLLQGKMEDNVGIKGFLSRLRTFWK
- the fliQ gene encoding flagellar biosynthesis protein FliQ is translated as MSQEFIISLAQQAVFVVLLTSAPLVGIALIAGLIVSIFQATTSIQEATLAFVPKIVATLLALVIFGPWMLSHLQEFTSNILSNLYKFIG
- a CDS encoding FliO/MopB family protein codes for the protein MRNGNIRTIGVFASFLLVSQHAKLAMASVSIPSEPSSKEVELASQTPSMLPLLLQTVFALALIVAIIYFLLRFVGRRSQTFFGRTGIRTLGGCSLGPQKSLQIVQIGSALYIVGVGENITLLRCIDSSEEVSELLDTLESKSESFGMATPSFGEWVNRFLKKEKADKEADVTAAFQMKMEEARKRRQSMEKELFTDGEKEDEK
- the flhF gene encoding flagellar biosynthesis protein FlhF; amino-acid sequence: MRVKKYIVDSMSDALQQIRTDLGKDAIILNTKPIKTGGFLGMFRKKKIEVIAAIDPNESKKTEQAKNIPMSPAPLGSSSVQPVPIPKKEEESTVAFSNVLQTVALQTEPAQRVPKEETQNGSVSKELEEMRGMLWKLMMADDKNTSLPEAFIPLRKRLQSQGIEEDVLASLFERMLKELSPEEIQDSKKVMQKAKKVMITMLQEASKKHGSLQTDISLVTFIGPTGVGKTTTLAKLAAESTLARQKKVGMITSDTYRIAAVEQLKTYANILNVPLKIVYSAEDLVPTLERLTGCDMIFMDTAGRNYRNKEYVEEINRLLRSPLPNETFLVLSITAKQEDLEAIIESFKDVRIDKVIFTKTDETRTYGSIFNLVIKYKLALSYITTGQNVPDDIETANPEKVAELILGEVRG
- the fliR gene encoding flagellar biosynthetic protein FliR, with translation MTQLLEMLPAFLLVFIRITAFFVSAPIFSVRNIPAPFKIGLSFFIAFIAFPLLKADSVVTLDLDYVYLAIKEVLIGLLLGFLATLFLAAIQVAGSFIDMMLGLAMAAVFDPITGAQTPLMGNFKYMLTMLFILSANGHHLLIKGILASYQVVPLDRWLNGIGNGQLSSFIIEKFSYMFMSGMLLAAPLVSSLFVIDIALGIVAKTVPQMNIFVVGMPAKILAGFLILMIVFPGYFFVMSRLLGVLFTSMEHMIEIMGAVP
- the flhA gene encoding flagellar biosynthesis protein FlhA, whose amino-acid sequence is MNRKDLVIMGFVICIVIMLVIPMPNPLLDVLLIINISLSLTILLVAMNTNDPSQFSIFPSLLLITTLFRLALNVSSTRNILSHGEAGKVIESFGSFVIGGNAIVGFVVFLILTLINFLVITKGSERVAEVAARFALDAMPGKQMAIDADLNAGAISDAEAQQRRKKISQESEFFGAMDGATKFVKGDAIAGIVIFIINIIGGLIIGMVVHGMGFAEAAKTFTLLSVGDGLVSQVPALLLSTATGLIVTRSASEDNIGDDLVKQMAAYPRLFYVVAGTVALMGIFTPIGPLSTFPVAGVLAFGGFKLQQTMRTKEVELETSPEEAEMEEVRSPESVVSLLHIDPIEFEFGYGLIPLADANQGGDLLDRVIMIRRQCAIELGIVVPVIRIRDNIQLRPNEYVIKIKGNQVAQGEIMLDHYLAMSPGIDDESVVGIDTVEPAFGLPALWVTEEVKERAEMAGYTVVDPPSVVATHLTEIIKRYAHELLNRQETKSLIDNVRETSPALVEELVPNVLSVGDIQKVLQKLLREKISVRNLPTILETLADYGPYTKDTDLLAEYVRQSLSRQITLQFVAPGEPLQVITAGPSLEKTISDSIQQTEQGNYMAIDPDTSQRIFAALSEQVNRMLQMGQQPIILTSPAIRMYMRQLVERMMPEIPVLSYNELEPEIEIQSVGVVSI
- the fliP gene encoding flagellar type III secretion system pore protein FliP (The bacterial flagellar biogenesis protein FliP forms a type III secretion system (T3SS)-type pore required for flagellar assembly.), which translates into the protein MKRFYILLSLLLCSWMLLPGQSFAAQVPIPGLDINIGTSNKPEDVSLTLQILLLFTVLSLAPSILIMMTCFTRIVIVLSFTRTALSTQQAPPTQVLIGLALFLTFFIMAPTFSEVNNQALQPYFKKQITQEQAVEKAVLPFKNFMVKHTRGKDLNLFLEYTKAPKPKTVKDIPLTALVPAYAISELKTALQIGFMIFIPFLVIDMVVASVLMAMGMMMLPPVMISLPFKILLFILVDGWYLVVKSLLLSFQ
- the flhB gene encoding flagellar biosynthesis protein FlhB yields the protein MSRVRFHVDLQFFSGEKTEKATPRKRQKAREDGQVAKSQEVAAALILLVIFLFLLFMGKSMGERLYQFFQSFFNSHLLMELTEETTETLMIEMAYQAAMLIWPIFLIAVVIGFFANYIQFGLLFTTKPLAFKLDKLDPIKGAKKIFSLQALVNLVKSVLKVAFIGAAVWLILWNGKDDLLTLATKSIGDMLAVVGKLTLQMGFTVAILLVIIAIFDYMYQRFQHEKQLRMSKQDIKDEYKMMEGDPQIKGKIKQKQREMAMHRMMQEVPNADVVITNPTHFAVAVKYDGETMQAPMVIAKGQDFIALKIKEIARENEIITVENKPLARMLFAQVEIDQQIPEDLFQAVAEVLAYVYKLKGKI